One Cucurbita pepo subsp. pepo cultivar mu-cu-16 chromosome LG11, ASM280686v2, whole genome shotgun sequence DNA window includes the following coding sequences:
- the LOC111805041 gene encoding transcription factor bHLH146-like, which yields MGRQIVRKRRVFSIDPNKFATKYAKYLMKSLVKISSNNLSPQKFHKLVKFEVDMAMAESATQFAWGNALKKKLLQTKVANGFDFSLQTLKFSREHLEREEEEEEKMENGLKKLRKIIPGGGGGGGGDGGGGFNGGLEEEELLKQTESYIKCLELQVNVLRCLVETNTI from the coding sequence ATGGGAAGGCAAATTGTGAGAAAAAGAAGGGTATTTTCCATAGATCCAAACAAATTTGCAACAAAGTATGCCAAATATTTGATGAAATCTTTAgtaaaaatttcatcaaataatCTTtctccacaaaaatttcataaacttgtgaagtttgaagttgaTATGGCAATGGCTGAATCAGCTACTCAATTTGCGTGGGGCAATGCTCTAAAGAAGAAGCTTCTTCAAACAAAAGTTGCCAATGGCTttgatttctctctccaaacaCTGAAATTTTCTCGAGAACAtttagaaagagaagaagaagaggaagagaagatGGAAAATGGGTTGAAGAAGCTGAGGAAGATCATACCAGGCGGCGgtggaggcggcggcggcgatggtggtggtggttttAATGGAGGTTTGGAAGAGGAAGAATTGTTGAAACAAACTGAAAGTTACATAAAATGTCTTGAGTTGCAGGTGAATGTTCTTAGATGTTTGGTTGAAACAAACACAatttaa